The Canis aureus isolate CA01 chromosome 9, VMU_Caureus_v.1.0, whole genome shotgun sequence genome has a segment encoding these proteins:
- the ZBTB25 gene encoding zinc finger and BTB domain-containing protein 25 isoform X1 — translation MDTASHSLVLLQQLNMQREFGFLCDCTVAIGDVYFKAHRAVLAAFSNYFKMIFIHQTSECIKIQPTDIQPDIFSYLLHIMYTGKGPKQIVDHSRLEEGIRFLHADYLSHIATEMNQVFSPETVQSSNLYGIQISTTQKTAVKPGLEVKEAPSNNSGNRAAVQGDHPQLQLSLAIGLDDGTAEQQRAHPASQALEEHQKPPVSIKQERCDPESVISQSHPSPSSEVTGPTFTESSIKIHLCHYCGERFDSRSNLRQHLHTHVSGSLPFGVPASILESNDLGEVHPLNENNEALECHRLSSFIVKENEQQPDRSNQGAIEPLQISQVSLISKDTEPVELNCNFSFSRKRKISCSICGHKFLRKSQLLEHMYTHKGKAYRYNRCQRFGNALAQRFQPYCDSWSDVPLKGSRLSQEQLDSSCALESELTQENVDTILVE, via the exons ATGGACACAGCTAGCCATAGCCTTGTCCTTCTGCAGCAGCTGAACATGCAGCGAGAATTTGGTTTTCTGTGTGATTGCACAGTTGCCATTGGAGATGTTTACTTCAAAGCCCACAGAGCAGTGCTTGCTGCTTTTTCTAACTATTTCAAGATGATATTTATTCACCAAACAAG cgAATGCATAAAAATACAACCAACTGACATCCAGCCTGACATATTCAGCTACTTGTTGCACATTATGTACACGGGGAAAGGGCCAAAACAGATTGTGGATCACAGTCGTTTGGAGGAAGGGATTCGATTTCTTCATGCCGACTACCTTTCTCACATTGCCACTGAAATGAATCAAGTGTTCTCACCAGAGACTGTGCAGTCCTCAAATTTGTATGGCATTCAGATCTCAACGACCCAAAAAACAGCTGTCAAACCAGGGCTGGAGGTCAAAGAAGCTCCTTCCAATAACAGTGGAAACAGAGCTGCTGTCCAGGGTGACCACCCCCAGTTGCAGCTCTCTCTTGCTATTGGGCTGGATGATGGCACTGCAGAGCAGCAGAGGGCCCATCCTGCTTCCCAGGCCCTGGAGGAGCACCAGAAACCCCCGGTGTCCATCAAGCAGGAGAGATGTGACCCAGAATCTGTGATCTCCCAGAGCCACCCCTCACCCTCATCAGAGGTGACAGGCCCCACTTTCACCGAAAGCAGTATCAAAATACACTTATGCCATTACTGTGGGGAACGTTTTGATTCCCGTAGTAACCTAAGACAACATCTCCATACCCATGTGTCTGGATCCCTCCCATTTGGTGTCCCTGCTTCCATTCTGGAAAGCAATGACCTTGGTGAAGTGCATCCACTTAATGAAAATAACGAGGCTCTTGAATGCCACAGGCTCAGCTCTTTCATTGTCAAGGAGAACGAGCAGCAGCCTGACCGCTCAAACCAGGGTGCCATAGAGCCTCTGCAAATCAGTCAAGTGTCTTTGATCTCCAAAGACACAGAGCCAGTAGAATTAAActgtaatttttccttttcaaggaaaagaaaaatcagctgTTCCATCTGTGGTCATAAATTTCTCCGAAAAAGCCAATTGCTAgaacacatgtatacacacaaagGTAAAGCTTACAGATACAACCGATGCCAAAGGTTTGGCAATGCGTTAGCCCAGAGATTTCAGCCGTATTGTGACAGCTGGTCTGATGTCCCCCTGAAAGGTTCTCGCTTGTCACAAGAACAGTTAGATTCATCTTGTGCCTTAGAGTCAGAGCTCACGCAAGAAAATGTGGACACTATCCTTGTGGAGTAG
- the ZBTB25 gene encoding zinc finger and BTB domain-containing protein 25 isoform X3, with the protein MYTGKGPKQIVDHSRLEEGIRFLHADYLSHIATEMNQVFSPETVQSSNLYGIQISTTQKTAVKPGLEVKEAPSNNSGNRAAVQGDHPQLQLSLAIGLDDGTAEQQRAHPASQALEEHQKPPVSIKQERCDPESVISQSHPSPSSEVTGPTFTESSIKIHLCHYCGERFDSRSNLRQHLHTHVSGSLPFGVPASILESNDLGEVHPLNENNEALECHRLSSFIVKENEQQPDRSNQGAIEPLQISQVSLISKDTEPVELNCNFSFSRKRKISCSICGHKFLRKSQLLEHMYTHKGKAYRYNRCQRFGNALAQRFQPYCDSWSDVPLKGSRLSQEQLDSSCALESELTQENVDTILVE; encoded by the coding sequence ATGTACACGGGGAAAGGGCCAAAACAGATTGTGGATCACAGTCGTTTGGAGGAAGGGATTCGATTTCTTCATGCCGACTACCTTTCTCACATTGCCACTGAAATGAATCAAGTGTTCTCACCAGAGACTGTGCAGTCCTCAAATTTGTATGGCATTCAGATCTCAACGACCCAAAAAACAGCTGTCAAACCAGGGCTGGAGGTCAAAGAAGCTCCTTCCAATAACAGTGGAAACAGAGCTGCTGTCCAGGGTGACCACCCCCAGTTGCAGCTCTCTCTTGCTATTGGGCTGGATGATGGCACTGCAGAGCAGCAGAGGGCCCATCCTGCTTCCCAGGCCCTGGAGGAGCACCAGAAACCCCCGGTGTCCATCAAGCAGGAGAGATGTGACCCAGAATCTGTGATCTCCCAGAGCCACCCCTCACCCTCATCAGAGGTGACAGGCCCCACTTTCACCGAAAGCAGTATCAAAATACACTTATGCCATTACTGTGGGGAACGTTTTGATTCCCGTAGTAACCTAAGACAACATCTCCATACCCATGTGTCTGGATCCCTCCCATTTGGTGTCCCTGCTTCCATTCTGGAAAGCAATGACCTTGGTGAAGTGCATCCACTTAATGAAAATAACGAGGCTCTTGAATGCCACAGGCTCAGCTCTTTCATTGTCAAGGAGAACGAGCAGCAGCCTGACCGCTCAAACCAGGGTGCCATAGAGCCTCTGCAAATCAGTCAAGTGTCTTTGATCTCCAAAGACACAGAGCCAGTAGAATTAAActgtaatttttccttttcaaggaaaagaaaaatcagctgTTCCATCTGTGGTCATAAATTTCTCCGAAAAAGCCAATTGCTAgaacacatgtatacacacaaagGTAAAGCTTACAGATACAACCGATGCCAAAGGTTTGGCAATGCGTTAGCCCAGAGATTTCAGCCGTATTGTGACAGCTGGTCTGATGTCCCCCTGAAAGGTTCTCGCTTGTCACAAGAACAGTTAGATTCATCTTGTGCCTTAGAGTCAGAGCTCACGCAAGAAAATGTGGACACTATCCTTGTGGAGTAG
- the ZBTB25 gene encoding zinc finger and BTB domain-containing protein 25 isoform X2: protein MDTASHSLVLLQQLNMQREFGFLCDCTVAIGDVYFKAHRAVLAAFSNYFKMIFIHQTSECIKIQPTDIQPDIFSYLLHIMYTGKGPKQIVDHSRLEEGIRFLHADYLSHIATEMNQVFSPETVQSSNLYGIQISTTQKTAVKPGLEVKEAPSNNSGNRAAVQGDHPQLQLSLAIGLDDGTAEQQRAHPASQALEEHQKPPVSIKQERCDPESVISQSHPSPSSEVTGPTFTESSIKIHLCHYCGERFDSRSNLRQHLHTHVSGSLPFGVPASILESNDLGEVHPLNENNEALECHRLSSFIVKENEQQPDRSNQGAIEPLQISQVSLISKDTEPVELNCNFSFSRKRKISCSICGHKFLRKSQLLEHMYTHKVKSTNDCSLLDFHVCMVGLFENW from the exons ATGGACACAGCTAGCCATAGCCTTGTCCTTCTGCAGCAGCTGAACATGCAGCGAGAATTTGGTTTTCTGTGTGATTGCACAGTTGCCATTGGAGATGTTTACTTCAAAGCCCACAGAGCAGTGCTTGCTGCTTTTTCTAACTATTTCAAGATGATATTTATTCACCAAACAAG cgAATGCATAAAAATACAACCAACTGACATCCAGCCTGACATATTCAGCTACTTGTTGCACATTATGTACACGGGGAAAGGGCCAAAACAGATTGTGGATCACAGTCGTTTGGAGGAAGGGATTCGATTTCTTCATGCCGACTACCTTTCTCACATTGCCACTGAAATGAATCAAGTGTTCTCACCAGAGACTGTGCAGTCCTCAAATTTGTATGGCATTCAGATCTCAACGACCCAAAAAACAGCTGTCAAACCAGGGCTGGAGGTCAAAGAAGCTCCTTCCAATAACAGTGGAAACAGAGCTGCTGTCCAGGGTGACCACCCCCAGTTGCAGCTCTCTCTTGCTATTGGGCTGGATGATGGCACTGCAGAGCAGCAGAGGGCCCATCCTGCTTCCCAGGCCCTGGAGGAGCACCAGAAACCCCCGGTGTCCATCAAGCAGGAGAGATGTGACCCAGAATCTGTGATCTCCCAGAGCCACCCCTCACCCTCATCAGAGGTGACAGGCCCCACTTTCACCGAAAGCAGTATCAAAATACACTTATGCCATTACTGTGGGGAACGTTTTGATTCCCGTAGTAACCTAAGACAACATCTCCATACCCATGTGTCTGGATCCCTCCCATTTGGTGTCCCTGCTTCCATTCTGGAAAGCAATGACCTTGGTGAAGTGCATCCACTTAATGAAAATAACGAGGCTCTTGAATGCCACAGGCTCAGCTCTTTCATTGTCAAGGAGAACGAGCAGCAGCCTGACCGCTCAAACCAGGGTGCCATAGAGCCTCTGCAAATCAGTCAAGTGTCTTTGATCTCCAAAGACACAGAGCCAGTAGAATTAAActgtaatttttccttttcaaggaaaagaaaaatcagctgTTCCATCTGTGGTCATAAATTTCTCCGAAAAAGCCAATTGCTAgaacacatgtatacacacaaag TGAAATCAACAAATGATTGTTCTCTGCTGGACTTCCACGTTTGTATGGTTGGACTTTTTGAAAACTGGTAA